The proteins below come from a single Drosophila teissieri strain GT53w chromosome 3L, Prin_Dtei_1.1, whole genome shotgun sequence genomic window:
- the LOC122615944 gene encoding lactosylceramide 1,3-N-acetyl-beta-D-glucosaminyltransferase — translation MDKRSLCLLLICINLCLVIWLVSVQQSPMLEAEAIADFSGSGGSSSSSSSSSTTAQPPSSAKSGLRRSRSEPNQIHQPSRTPSNSNDSSLVSNTFDSHLMGTPSMLASQTPTPPQSSMQLMDLHNFVYLIDQPACDEDVRVLILVHSAVRNVEKRRIIRETWANRSYIDQTPLKVYFLVGGVGRKAEKWQQFLGRENHLNGDLIQGNFDDAYRNMTYKHVMALKWFYEKCAHAQLLVKVDDDVFMNTPQLVKYLATPSLPEYSLLRDPNLMLCRSVHQSRVKRSYRSKWRVTYKEYPNRFYPEYCPGMAIVYAPDVVRRLFEAAQKSNYFWVDDVLITGILAEETGSKITPLKHYLEQKDVRKLVAGGADLEDPPFLFTNHAIRPDESMVIWQMALDRIQRPLLTQPAYSSASSASRYAPVVPSANISEVAQTSSTGLS, via the exons ATGGACAAGCGATCGTTGTGCCTGCTGCTCATCTGCATCAATCTGTGCCTGGTCATCTGGCTGGTCAGTGTGCAGCAGTCGCCGATGCTGGAAGCGGAAGCCATCGCCGATTTCAGCGGAAgtggtggcagcagcagcagcagcagtagcagcagcaccaccgcaCAACCGCCATCGAGTGCCAAAAGTGGAttgcggaggagcaggagcgaaccaaaccaaatacACCAGCCTAGTCGCACACCTAGTAATAGTAATGATAGTAGCCTAGTTAGCAACACATTCGACAGCCACCTCATGGGCACGCCATCCATGCTGGCGTCACAAACGCCCACACCGCCGCAGAGCAGCATGCAGCTCATGGATCTGCACAACTTTGTCTATCTGATAGACCAGCCCGCCTGTGATGAGGATGTTCGGGTACTCATACTGGTCCATTCGGCAGTGCGCAATGTCGAGAAGCGCCGCATCATCCGAGAAACTTGGGCGAATCGCAGCTACATAGATCAGACGCCGCTCAAGGTCTACTTCCTGGTGGGCGGAGTGGGCAGGAAGGCTGAGAAGTGGCAACAGTTCCTGGGTCGCGAGAACCATCTGAACGGCGATCTCATCCAGGGGAACTTCGATGACGCCTACCGCAACATGACCTACAAGCATGTCATGGCTCTCAAGTGGTTCTACGAGAAGTGTGCGCATGCCCAGCTGCTGGTGAAGGTGGACGACGATGTGTTCATGAACACGCCGCAGCTGGTCAAGTACTTGGCGACTCCCTCGCTGCCCGAATACTCCCTGCTCCGTGATCCCAATCTGATGCTCTGTCGATCCGTCCATCAGTCGAGGGTCAAGCGTTCATATCGT TCCAAATGGCGGGTGACCTACAAGGAGTACCCGAACCGCTTCTATCCGGAATACTGTCCCGGAATGGCCATTGTCTATGCACCGGACGTGGTGCGTCGCCTGTTCGAGGCGGCCCAGAAATCCAATTACTTCTGGGTGGACGATGTACTCATCACGGGTATCCTGGCCGAGGAAACGGGCAGCAAGATCACCCCGCTGAAGCATTACCTCGAGCAGAAGGACGTTCGCAAGCTGGTCGCCGGGGGAGCTGATCTTGAGGATCCCCCGTTTCTCTTCACAAATCACGCGATTAGGCCGGACGAAAGCATGGTCATTTGGCAGATGGCGCTGGACAGAATTCAGAGGCCACTGCTCACCCAACCCGCCTACTCATCCGCATCCTCCGCTTCCAGATACGCACCTGTTGTGCCAAGTGCCAACATTTCCGAGGTGGCCCAGACGAGCTCCACCGGCCTCAGCTAG
- the LOC122616129 gene encoding uncharacterized protein LOC122616129: MGKNISLQKMSAAKEEDENLVPTVREVQQKFADILGHNNEITWDLLSASQQNVLEAKLSQLHCHSRMLHWIWSNRIYSNGQCLSSLFFVMLVDNVYDPKLAEQSRSWRLYPVFRCRRCVDETGMASNINCCMSYVTQYTSSRSWKVFLGYNGFGSGLLVTPDLGVYKQIDGQVQLKTYSTTEILLPKKVDLPITPESLKKASNMTIKHIKHQIQSENPFLAIAIPVYEFCDCEKMLNVILMPGSTQKSSDVADLSDSLVIFTNNVNNSRLGALMKSNNNDPSILVNQQRTVWDKIAEESIRIEDNVHLIRSGNGVPTKAALDKILQHVDSKRKQRKKRMEPKNSEDTPIALPEIISIRVKGEDINLREYGTVLKEHISSSESFDTLISSMSEHLEVDTFKLIMQLTQTFVENVREEMCQILKYYFSTESILYQIILCISKHHPNWNFNEIEEHSSNILRRVRMFFASTGPNSRTEFLKKCEDCVGYYDKCKIT, translated from the exons ATGGGCAAGAATATAAGTTTGCAAAAAATGAGCGCAGCAAAAGAGGAAGATGAAAACTTAGTTCCCACGGTCAGAGAAGTGCAGCAAAAGTTTGCTGACATCTTAGGCCATAACAACGAAATAACCTGGGATCT ATTATCGGCGAGTCAACAAAATGTGTTGGAAGCAAAGTTATCGCAGCTGCATTGCCATTCTAGAATGCTTCACTGGATTTGGAGTAATA GAATATACTCAAACGGACAGTGCCTCTcgtctttattttttgtgatgCTCGTGGATAATGTATACGATCCCAAACTGGCCGAGCAAAGCAGATCCTGGCGTCTATACCCGGTATTTCGCTGTCGACGATGTGTGG ATGAAACTGGCATGGCTAGTAACATTAACTGTTGCATGTCATATGTGACACAGTACACAAGTTCTAGGTCCTGGAAAGTATTTCTAGGCTACAACGGGTTTGGGTCAGGTCTATTAGTCACCCCGGATCTTGGAGTTTACAAGCAAATCGATGGTCAGGTTCAGCTAAAAACGTATTCCACCACTGAGATATTGCTCCCAAAGAAAGTAGATCTGCCAATAACGCCGGAATCTTTGAAAAAAGCATCCAATATGACTATTAAACATATAAAACACCAGATACAATCCGAAAATCCATTCCTGGCTATCGCTATACCGGTTTATGAGTTTTGCGACTGTGAAAAGATGCTTAATGTGATTTTG ATGCCCGGCAGTACTCAGAAATCTTCTGATGTGGCTGATCTATCCGATTCCTTAGTAATATTTACGAATAATGTTAACAATTCACGCCTCGGAGCGTTGATGAAGAGTAATAATAATGATCCTAGCATCCTTGTTAATCAGCAAAG AACGGTGTGGGATAAGATTGCTGAGGAATCAATCCGCATAGAGGACAATGTGCATCTTATTCGTAGTGGCAATGGAGTGCCTACAAAAGCCGCGCTAGATAAAATATTGCAACACGTTGATAGCAAGagaaagcaaagaaaaaaacgtaTGGAGCCTAAGAATTCAGAAGATACACCGATTGCTCTTCCAGAAATTATATCTATTAGAGTCAAAGGAGAAGATATAAACCTAAGAGAATACGGGACTGTTCTTAAAGAACATATTTCAAGCTCAGAGAGCTTCGACACTTTAATAAGTAGCATGTCAGAGCATTTGGAAGTCGACACTTTTAAGCTTATCATGCAGCTTACGCAAACATTCGTGGAAAATGTGAGGGAGGAAATGTGCCAAATactgaaatattatttttccacGGAATCCATTTTATATCAGATAATATTGTGCATAAGTAAACATCATCCGAACTGGAACTTTAATGAAATTGAGGAGCATTCTTCGAATATTCTAAGGCGCGTTCGAATGTTTTTTGCCTCTACCGGACCGAATTCTCGTACTgagtttttaaagaaatgtgAAGATTGTGTTGGATACTAtgacaaatgcaaaattacttaa
- the LOC122616128 gene encoding nose resistant to fluoxetine protein 6 codes for MEIRRTSRPYLWYTPVLMLLGLWLGSVLAKGASNQSATNSPQTWQRYHSQALNESQSPPDELEFLDAPSTIEIHSPHETHLTRTSVIFGLTKVANESSVSQKCHAQLRQMQRGILGKQPWAMKVLDASGTKPSGFVYGQNYWLGSREACRGVQRPVGITLSKNFDRVMHYGIITQQAPFDMDYRVLYLRHNSPWQVEIKLMSEQIIHIGLCLPSACSSAEVQSLAQDYVAGGMFTENEIFDIKPEVVYMKDLQLKDEFFERASFRLLVACILVTGTLMLCAHQLHATNKQPSSSEDQQDRDLAPAESEMWRGLNSLLQMEKLQKYVTCWDIPANWAKIFAVRENSPNEIPLMNGLRSVCAIWIMVFHVVWFMYFTVHNKTVLISYAEQAFFQYVSSAPLLVDVFFTISGFLQTFNFLRNSAQLEAVRRNSFSENLKLFGKLLFHRYLRLGPLYLVVMATVDLVYAYIGDVSVYHINERFDEMCTRHWWRNLLFIQNLFDHRDMCANWSWSLACEMQFFILANALLFLYVKYPKVVKSLVVSSFVATIAWSYAIGLSIKFQLSFDAAFATGTEIYTSPFVRVLPYILGAATAWLLQENRVKLVISEQKERASWHFALFVFFACIYSTVKRDLGPLMAITLFVMGRLFFSLSVCWMIARSCGGRGVWWSRLLEAKGFQHVSRLSYAIYLLNPLVIALFYSLTNASTHADPFMLCVVTCGFAVIVYLASILFSLAFELPFSNLSSLLNRRQSKPKTV; via the exons ATGGAGATCAGGCGCACCTCTCGACCATATCTTTGGTACACGCCAGTACTGATGCTGCTCGGCCTTTGGCTGGGTTCGGTTTTGGCCAAGGGCGCCAGCAATCAGTCGGCCACCAACAGCCCACAAACCTGGCAGCGATATCACAGTCAGGCACTCAATGAGTCGCAATCGCCGCCCGATGAATTGGAGTTTTTGGATGCCCCCTCCACGATTGAGATACATTCGCCGCATGAAACCCATTTGACTCGCACCTCCGTCATCTTCGGGCTCACCAAAGTGGCCAACGAGAGCAGCGTCAGCCAAAAGTGCCACGCGCAGCTGCGACAAATGCAGCGCGGCATACTCGGCAAACAGCCATGGGCCATGAAGG TTCTGGATGCATCTGGAACAAAGCCCTCTGGCTTCGTATATGGGCAAAACTACTGGCTGGGAAGTCGGGAAGCTTGTCGCGGCGTCCAAAGACCCGTGGGCATAACCCTCTCAAAGAACTTCGATCGTGTGATGCACTATGGAATTATCACCCAGCAGGCGCCCTTCGACATGGACTATCGGGTTTTGTATCTGCGTCACAATTCTCCCTGGCAAGTGGAGATTAAGCTGATGTCTGAGCAGATTATACACATTGGCCTGTGCCTGCCCAGTGCCTGCAGTTCGGCAGAGGTGCAGAGCCTAGCCCAGGACTATGTGGCTGGTGGAATGTTCACTGAAAACGAGATTTTCGACATTAAGCCGGAGGTGGTTTACATGAAGGATCTGCAGCTGAAGGACGAATTCTTCGAGAGGGCCAGCTTCCGACTTTTGGTGGCCTGTATTCTGGTCACTGGAACTCTGATGCTTTGTGCCCATCAACTGCATGCCACTAATAAACAACCATCTTCCTCGGAGGATCAACAGGATCGCGACTTGGCACCTGCGGAATCGGAAATGTGGCGTGGACTTAACTCCCTGCTGCAAATGGAGAAACTGCAGAAATATGTCACTTGCTGGGATATTCCCGCCAATTGGGCCAAAATTTTTGCGGTGCGGGAGAATTCTCCGAATGAAATTCCCTTGATGAATGGTCTGCGATCTGTGTGCGCCATCTGGATCATGGTATTCCACGTGGTGTGGTTCATGTACTTCACTGTCCACAACAAGACGGTGCTGATTTCGTATGCAGAACAGGCCTTTTTCCAATACGTCTCCTCGGCTCCTCTGCTCGTGGATGTCTTCTTTACCATCAG tGGCTTTCTGCAAACGTTTAACTTCCTAAGGAACTCTGCGCAATTGGAGGCAGTTCGTCGCAATAGCTTCAGCGAGAATCTGAAGCTCTTTGGCAAACTGCTCTTCCATCGTTACTTGCGTCTTGGACCTCTTTACCTGGTGGTCATGGCCACCGTGGACCTGGTATACGCCTACATTGGAGATGTCTCAGTTTACCACATCAACGAGCGATTCGATGAGATGTGCACTCGGCACTGGTGGCGCAATCTTCTGTTCATTCAAAACCTCTTCGACCATCGGGATATGTGCGCCAATTGGAGTTGGTCCTTGGCCTGCGAAATGCAGTTCTTTATCCTGGCCAACGCCCTGCTGTTCCTCTATGTGAA ATATCCTAAGGTGGTGAAGTCCCTAGTGGTCTCTTCCTTTGTGGCCACCATCGCTTGGTCCTACGCCATCGGACTGAGCATCAAGTTCCAATTGTCCTTCGACGCGGCCTTTGCCACTGGAACAGAGATCTATACATCGCCCTTCGTGAGGGTCCTTCCATATATCCTGGGAGCTGCAACGGCTTGGCTATTGCAAGAGAATCGCGTCAAGTTGGTGATCAGCGAGCAAAAGGAACGTGCCAGCTGGCACTTTGCCTTGTTCGTCTTCTTCGCCTGCATTTATTCGACTGTCAAAAGGGATCTTGGCCCTCTGATGGCCATAACGCTTTTCGTGATGGGTCGCCTCttcttttcgctcagtgtatgCTGGATGATAGCGCGCAGCTGTGGTGGCCGTGGGGTGTGGTGGTCGCGCCTTCTGGAGGCCAAGGGCTTCCAACATGTCAGTCGACTGTCCTACGCCATTTACCTTCTCAACCCGCTGGTCATAGCGCTATTCTACAGTTTGACCAACGCGAGCACGCATGCGGATCCCTTCATGCTG TGCGTGGTCACCTGCGGCTTTGCGGTCATAGTATACCTGGCCTCCATCCTCTTTTCGCTGGCCTTTGAGCTGCCCTTCAGCAATCTGTCCAGTTTGCTAAATCGACGGCAGAGCAAGCCGAAAACTGTCTAA